The following are encoded together in the Capsulimonas corticalis genome:
- a CDS encoding ATP-dependent helicase, producing MSWEDNIRRQAVAKRRDLGFPSDEPIRAGDILAALAERTQIRVTPRPHGDALLNGAEAVLDREISEIWIDESLPADVQPSHAAHEYAHNELHQCDCHCQTDDLDADHDAVPAGLRRVDDYSPRQRRESEANVFAAELLLPRSLARRMFRYGGLSAAQIAEMVGLSRHVVLSQVANAVLLPVSQDGPVEAPPVSADLDPSQKDAAEFSAFPVLVGAGPGTGKTKTLVGRCAHLVHSVGIPSESILALTFSNKAAEEMRGRLAAADVGTRDAGPWVGTFHGFGLEVLRRYGDRVGLPTDFKLLDRLDCITLLENNLSLLPLDALANLYNPALKLPGILKAISRAKDELCPTDHYAQLCADMRAGAEAAARTLAARTDKITAPEREAVEQQMDQAIRAGEVSACYAVYEGLLRRNGFVDFGDLIYLAVRILEEHPACLQELQRQFPQVLADEYQDVNRACTRLLRLLAGEGATGLWVVGDHLQSIYRFRGASAANVSLFTTLYATGRRKDLKRNYRSREPIVRLFSTAARAMGARGEEDGGFSDWEAHRGTTPVGSHAAVAIATADDAAAEATGIVRMAQSFCAAGWLFRDQTILCRSHNQAEALVSVLNAAGIPTLYLGDLFERTEIKDLLSVISLCSGGNGYEILRVASIPEYAIPASDALLIASHMEKHRLRFRAAAEDSRLVDQLSPAALPGVTALQRHLRSLASALGEPTTLLRRYLFEESDYLRNFWGRADDEFQSAQQLMAIHQLLRLASSFDRRIVAPVTHGAAEGPSADMEGEAGNGAGNQPPRTKTRDFLNHLQRMVATGEGLKGEVPDEAQSWNAMRIMTVHAAKGLEFPIVYVPNLASGRFPSKGTHDGVPEPPGLGDGNDAAVGEEACLFFVALSRAREHIVLSHARQYGVAGRAALRSPLVQLINDALNDPLVERLSWASGQSAKPAAAAMAARQGDLPLYLVSDLDAYLKCSRQYYYRRVAGVRGAWLGAGYQQFQSCLYQALGWIQSERKAGRRPDAVQAEAMLREAWVSSGPVGHVNEQKYLTAAVEMAERARSGAKDDEVAAEGIVAIAMLGNCRVSVEPDAAFNRSSDGALVLAKLFTGKPQELDPSANRRLSILYRAASDSYPDRLVSVEARFLADGSSKRFKPQAHHDKGRIEKYENAAVGLGSGVFAPNPASDQACQLCGFSLICPQRPKDTIEAA from the coding sequence ATGTCGTGGGAAGACAACATTCGACGGCAGGCCGTTGCGAAGCGTCGGGATCTCGGATTTCCGTCCGACGAGCCTATTAGGGCGGGTGATATCCTGGCCGCTCTGGCCGAGCGTACGCAGATACGGGTAACGCCGAGGCCGCACGGGGACGCACTCCTGAACGGTGCCGAAGCCGTGCTCGACCGAGAGATCTCGGAGATCTGGATCGACGAGAGTTTGCCAGCTGACGTGCAGCCCTCGCATGCCGCGCATGAGTACGCGCACAATGAGCTTCACCAGTGCGACTGCCACTGCCAGACGGACGACCTTGACGCAGACCACGACGCCGTTCCCGCTGGTCTCCGCCGCGTGGATGATTATTCGCCGCGACAGCGACGTGAGTCCGAGGCGAATGTGTTCGCGGCGGAACTGCTGCTGCCACGCTCGCTTGCCCGAAGGATGTTCAGGTACGGGGGGCTGAGCGCCGCACAGATTGCCGAGATGGTTGGCCTGTCCAGGCATGTTGTCCTGTCGCAGGTCGCTAACGCCGTTCTGCTCCCAGTTTCTCAGGACGGGCCGGTCGAGGCCCCGCCCGTGAGCGCAGACCTGGACCCCTCACAGAAAGACGCTGCGGAGTTCTCTGCGTTCCCTGTTCTAGTTGGGGCGGGACCAGGAACTGGCAAGACAAAGACGCTCGTAGGACGCTGCGCTCACCTTGTGCACTCGGTAGGTATCCCGTCCGAGAGCATCCTGGCCCTCACCTTTTCGAACAAGGCGGCCGAGGAGATGCGTGGACGCCTCGCGGCTGCGGACGTGGGAACGAGAGACGCAGGGCCGTGGGTCGGCACCTTCCACGGTTTTGGACTGGAGGTCCTGCGGCGGTATGGTGACCGTGTCGGCCTGCCCACCGACTTCAAGCTCTTAGACCGGCTGGACTGCATCACCCTTCTCGAAAACAACTTGTCCCTGCTGCCTCTGGACGCCTTGGCTAACCTATACAACCCCGCCCTCAAGCTTCCCGGCATTCTCAAGGCCATCTCGCGCGCCAAGGACGAACTGTGCCCAACCGACCACTACGCACAGCTCTGCGCGGACATGCGCGCCGGGGCGGAGGCCGCCGCCCGCACCCTGGCTGCTCGCACGGACAAGATCACCGCGCCCGAACGGGAAGCCGTCGAGCAGCAGATGGACCAAGCCATACGCGCCGGGGAAGTCAGCGCTTGCTATGCCGTGTACGAGGGCCTGCTGCGCCGGAACGGGTTTGTCGACTTCGGCGACCTGATTTACCTTGCGGTGCGGATTCTCGAGGAGCACCCGGCGTGCTTGCAGGAACTGCAACGCCAGTTTCCCCAGGTGCTGGCCGACGAGTACCAGGACGTCAACCGCGCCTGCACCCGCCTCCTACGCCTGCTGGCTGGGGAGGGGGCCACAGGCCTGTGGGTTGTCGGGGACCATCTGCAGAGCATCTACCGGTTTCGGGGAGCATCGGCAGCAAACGTTTCCTTGTTCACGACACTCTACGCGACAGGCCGACGAAAGGATCTGAAGCGGAACTACCGGTCGCGTGAGCCGATCGTCCGCCTCTTCAGCACCGCCGCGAGGGCGATGGGCGCACGCGGGGAGGAAGACGGCGGCTTCTCGGATTGGGAGGCACACCGGGGAACGACACCTGTTGGCTCACATGCGGCGGTTGCCATCGCGACGGCAGACGACGCGGCGGCGGAAGCAACCGGCATCGTGCGCATGGCGCAGTCCTTCTGCGCTGCGGGGTGGCTGTTTCGGGACCAGACCATCCTTTGCCGGTCGCACAATCAGGCAGAAGCGCTGGTCTCCGTCCTCAACGCTGCAGGCATACCGACCCTCTACCTGGGAGACCTCTTCGAGCGCACCGAGATAAAGGATCTGCTCAGCGTCATCTCCCTGTGCAGCGGCGGCAACGGGTACGAGATCTTACGGGTGGCCTCGATCCCCGAATATGCCATCCCCGCCTCCGACGCCCTCCTGATTGCCAGCCATATGGAAAAGCATCGACTGCGATTCCGCGCCGCCGCCGAGGACAGCCGCCTCGTGGACCAGCTTAGTCCGGCGGCGCTTCCCGGCGTCACCGCCTTGCAGCGGCACTTGCGATCCCTCGCGTCAGCGCTGGGAGAGCCCACCACGCTTCTCCGCAGGTACCTGTTCGAGGAAAGTGATTACCTGCGCAACTTCTGGGGCAGAGCAGACGACGAGTTCCAGTCCGCTCAGCAACTTATGGCCATCCATCAGTTGCTGCGTCTTGCGTCCAGTTTCGACCGACGCATCGTCGCGCCCGTCACCCACGGTGCCGCCGAAGGGCCAAGCGCCGATATGGAGGGGGAGGCAGGAAACGGCGCCGGGAACCAACCGCCGCGAACCAAGACGCGAGACTTCCTGAATCACCTTCAGAGGATGGTGGCAACGGGCGAGGGCCTCAAGGGGGAGGTGCCGGACGAGGCGCAGTCCTGGAACGCCATGCGCATCATGACCGTGCATGCGGCGAAAGGGCTCGAGTTCCCGATCGTCTACGTGCCGAACCTGGCTTCGGGCAGGTTTCCATCTAAGGGAACGCACGACGGCGTTCCTGAGCCGCCCGGACTGGGGGACGGGAACGACGCAGCAGTCGGCGAAGAGGCGTGTCTGTTCTTCGTGGCCCTGTCGCGTGCTCGCGAGCACATCGTGCTGTCCCATGCGCGGCAGTATGGCGTGGCAGGGAGGGCCGCGCTGCGGTCTCCCTTGGTGCAGTTGATCAACGACGCCCTCAACGATCCTCTGGTGGAACGACTGTCCTGGGCATCGGGGCAGTCCGCCAAACCTGCCGCTGCAGCCATGGCGGCGCGCCAAGGCGATCTCCCGCTGTATTTGGTGTCCGATCTTGACGCGTATCTCAAATGCTCACGACAGTACTACTACAGGCGCGTCGCCGGTGTAAGGGGGGCGTGGCTTGGGGCGGGGTACCAGCAGTTCCAGTCTTGCCTATACCAAGCGCTTGGATGGATTCAGTCCGAGCGGAAAGCGGGGCGACGCCCCGACGCGGTGCAGGCCGAGGCCATGCTGAGGGAAGCGTGGGTGTCCAGCGGTCCAGTCGGGCACGTCAACGAGCAGAAATACCTCACGGCTGCCGTGGAAATGGCCGAGCGGGCGCGATCCGGGGCTAAAGACGACGAAGTGGCGGCAGAGGGCATCGTCGCGATCGCCATGCTGGGAAACTGCCGCGTTTCCGTCGAGCCTGACGCAGCGTTCAACCGAAGCAGCGACGGAGCGCTCGTTCTCGCCAAGCTGTTCACCGGCAAGCCTCAAGAGCTAGACCCGAGCGCGAACCGCCGCCTCTCCATCCTGTATCGAGCGGCGTCAGACAGCTATCCAGACCGGCTGGTATCCGTGGAGGCCAGGTTCCTGGCGGACGGCTCCTCCAAGCGGTTCAAGCCGCAGGCGCATCACGACAAGGGCCGGATCGAGAAGTACGAGAACGCCGCCGTTGGGCTCGGGAGCGGCGTGTTCGCGCCTAACCCTGCCTCGGACCAAGCCTGCCAGCTCTGCGGATTCTCGCTGATCTGCCCCCAGCGGCCAAAGGATACGATCGAGGCTGCGTGA
- a CDS encoding N-acyl amino acid synthase FeeM domain-containing protein: MGHDAQYTVGEVADDDGVSAVIRMFHEIADEQSWRPGSQLLDYARASVHFAAHVGASLAGGLQLVPGSSCESLPCEMVWPDVLIPSRSARAHISIMAVRPEYRGTAQLLWPLCIEMWRYCAAHAIADISLEVTPSTYKLYLRLGWPLEIIGELRPHWGEECFLAKMGVTDVAGAMVVRAMRSHSYRHIVAMMGRPLERPSPLQRTADFETVLAKVS; the protein is encoded by the coding sequence ATGGGACATGACGCGCAGTACACCGTTGGGGAGGTCGCGGACGACGACGGCGTTTCAGCCGTCATAAGGATGTTTCACGAAATCGCCGACGAGCAGTCATGGCGGCCCGGCTCCCAACTGCTGGACTACGCTCGGGCCTCCGTCCACTTCGCGGCGCATGTCGGCGCATCCCTGGCCGGGGGACTGCAGCTCGTTCCGGGAAGCTCCTGCGAAAGCCTTCCCTGCGAGATGGTGTGGCCGGATGTCCTGATCCCAAGTAGAAGCGCGAGGGCGCACATCTCGATCATGGCCGTCCGTCCCGAGTACCGGGGAACGGCCCAGCTGCTCTGGCCGCTGTGTATTGAGATGTGGCGGTACTGCGCGGCGCACGCAATCGCCGACATTTCGCTCGAAGTCACGCCGAGCACCTACAAGCTGTACCTGCGCCTGGGCTGGCCGCTTGAGATCATCGGGGAACTGCGCCCGCATTGGGGCGAGGAGTGCTTCCTCGCGAAGATGGGCGTCACGGACGTGGCCGGCGCGATGGTCGTCAGGGCGATGCGCTCCCACAGCTACCGGCATATCGTCGCGATGATGGGCAGGCCGTTGGAACGCCCAAGTCCGTTGCAACGGACGGCGGATTTTGAGACAGTATTGGCGAAGGTCTCGTAG
- a CDS encoding helix-turn-helix domain-containing protein: MNQVGSRVEDRRIRLGLAQDELCAKLAQVTGGAWVADRRDIYRIEKARRTVTDLEVLALSLALGCPVVWLLVGEPPEPVVFQKSDDNARA, translated from the coding sequence ATGAACCAGGTTGGCTCACGAGTGGAGGACCGGCGGATACGGCTTGGGCTTGCGCAAGACGAGCTCTGCGCAAAGCTCGCTCAGGTCACCGGCGGGGCCTGGGTCGCCGACCGCCGCGACATCTACCGCATCGAGAAGGCGCGTAGGACGGTGACCGACCTTGAGGTGCTTGCGCTGTCGCTGGCTCTGGGCTGCCCAGTGGTTTGGCTTTTGGTGGGCGAACCGCCCGAACCTGTCGTCTTTCAGAAAAGCGACGACAATGCCCGTGCGTGA
- a CDS encoding recombinase family protein: MVTTTEEAVIYCRVSSARQIQEGSGLESQEQRCRSYAEAHGYSVVEVFREEGVSGGTLLRPAIHQALTFLQKRSSPTVLIIDDLKRLARSVETHIALKAAVAKCGSRLESPSFRFEDSPESNFMETVLAGAAELERNQNRQQVLNRMKARLETGHWAFRCPPGYVMGRTGAHRKVMVPDGGRAELIREALTGFASNRFFSLMDVQRFLSAHGFFGSGRRGSVTVELNRVRTMMTEMLYAGCLEYKPWGIQLCRGVHEPLISLETFQKIQDKLAERRAPIKRASDHDEFPLRRLISCGVCGHPLTGSGTTNKGRRYLYYHCYHKGCAEYGKTTGADDLEREFEGLLRRYHLKRPVLQAARQMVVETWEEEYRDMDNRAAARQMEAGRIQGQVRELTQKLVILSNETAIRAVEESIVELERKRLILTQKPAEATRGDVDVGSAFDRVVCLLEDPYQTWKSGDTHNKRLITQMLFDSPLTYRRKSGFGSAEMSLPYQVLTSLDTPKYRLVDLPGVSWKLFAEAILSWLPMIDNTQGTGILYRTPSPGASPFARRQRTSP; encoded by the coding sequence ATGGTGACAACAACAGAGGAGGCCGTCATCTATTGCCGCGTCTCTTCAGCAAGGCAGATCCAGGAAGGAAGCGGCCTGGAGAGCCAGGAGCAGCGCTGCCGGTCGTACGCGGAGGCGCACGGCTACTCGGTAGTCGAGGTGTTCCGGGAGGAGGGGGTCTCCGGAGGCACCCTGCTTCGTCCGGCAATCCACCAGGCGCTTACGTTCCTGCAGAAGCGCTCCTCGCCCACCGTCCTGATCATCGACGACCTCAAGCGCCTCGCCCGGAGCGTCGAAACCCACATCGCGCTGAAGGCGGCGGTAGCGAAGTGCGGCAGCCGACTGGAGAGCCCGTCCTTCCGGTTCGAGGACAGCCCCGAGAGCAACTTCATGGAGACCGTACTGGCAGGCGCTGCGGAACTGGAGCGCAACCAGAACCGCCAGCAGGTGCTCAATCGAATGAAGGCGCGCCTTGAGACGGGGCACTGGGCCTTCCGCTGCCCGCCGGGATACGTCATGGGCAGGACGGGCGCGCACCGGAAGGTAATGGTGCCGGACGGCGGGCGGGCAGAGCTGATCCGGGAAGCGCTGACGGGCTTCGCCTCGAACCGGTTCTTCTCGCTGATGGACGTGCAGCGGTTCCTGAGCGCGCACGGATTCTTCGGCTCGGGACGACGCGGAAGCGTGACGGTGGAACTCAACCGCGTGCGCACTATGATGACCGAGATGCTGTACGCCGGGTGCCTTGAGTACAAGCCGTGGGGGATCCAACTTTGCAGGGGCGTGCACGAGCCGCTGATCAGCCTGGAGACGTTCCAGAAGATCCAGGACAAGCTCGCCGAGCGAAGGGCTCCGATCAAGCGGGCGAGCGATCACGACGAGTTTCCGCTCCGCCGCCTCATCTCGTGCGGCGTATGCGGTCACCCACTCACCGGGAGCGGCACAACGAACAAGGGACGCCGCTACCTCTATTATCATTGCTATCACAAAGGATGCGCCGAGTACGGCAAGACCACGGGCGCGGACGACCTTGAGCGGGAGTTCGAAGGGCTCCTCCGCAGGTATCACCTCAAACGTCCTGTCCTACAGGCGGCGCGGCAGATGGTTGTTGAGACGTGGGAAGAAGAGTACCGCGACATGGACAATCGAGCCGCAGCCCGGCAGATGGAGGCCGGCCGCATCCAGGGTCAGGTGCGTGAATTGACGCAGAAGCTTGTCATCCTCAGCAACGAGACGGCGATCCGCGCGGTTGAGGAAAGCATCGTGGAACTGGAGCGAAAGCGCCTTATTCTCACACAAAAACCGGCCGAGGCGACACGTGGGGACGTGGATGTTGGAAGCGCCTTCGACCGGGTTGTCTGCTTGCTGGAAGATCCCTACCAGACCTGGAAATCGGGGGATACCCACAACAAGCGACTGATCACACAAATGCTGTTTGACAGCCCTCTGACGTACAGGCGAAAATCGGGTTTTGGAAGCGCTGAAATGTCGCTCCCATACCAGGTTTTAACCTCTTTGGACACACCTAAATATAGGTTGGTGGACCTTCCTGGAGTAAGTTGGAAGCTTTTCGCGGAAGCAATCCTCTCGTGGCTTCCTATGATCGACAACACTCAAGGTACGGGCATACTGTACCGCACACCATCGCCCGGCGCGAGCCCGTTTGCGCGAAGGCAACGCACGTCCCCTTGA
- a CDS encoding helix-turn-helix transcriptional regulator, which yields MSQPERLQWIDAAIRAEQFPNVKVVQQRFEVSRRTVFGDIRYLRDRMNAPIVHDRVRGGWTYTSTSFVFPTLLITTQEAGALSRALIAAVEFLGKGDAEPLRLLLQSCTRFLPDLDQRHLETVTGAIRPSHNVSIPDALLEDCRRAVKTRQRVLILYYSLHRNEMRERTVRPYHIINHLGEYHLVAWCEMRSAIRQFYAGRIREWTVLSPANAFLPDPDFDINHYRRGLHLRHGEETVLVKARFTPYQARWIRERSYHPTQTIEDLPDGGLVLTLHVAGVAEVRRWLLGYGGEVEVLEPATLRDEIACEAKRLSKIYDA from the coding sequence ATGAGTCAACCCGAGCGATTACAGTGGATCGACGCCGCGATCCGAGCTGAGCAGTTTCCGAATGTGAAGGTTGTCCAGCAGCGGTTTGAGGTCTCGCGCCGAACCGTGTTCGGGGATATCCGATACCTACGCGACCGAATGAACGCCCCCATCGTCCACGACCGCGTACGCGGCGGATGGACCTATACGAGTACGTCCTTTGTCTTTCCCACCCTGCTGATTACCACCCAGGAAGCCGGCGCTCTGAGCCGGGCGCTGATCGCCGCCGTGGAGTTCCTGGGGAAAGGCGACGCGGAGCCGCTGCGTCTGCTGCTCCAATCCTGCACACGCTTTCTTCCCGACCTGGATCAGCGTCACCTGGAAACCGTGACCGGCGCCATCCGCCCGTCGCACAACGTGAGCATCCCCGACGCACTGCTGGAGGACTGCCGGCGCGCGGTAAAGACACGCCAGCGCGTCCTCATCCTTTACTATAGCCTCCACCGAAACGAAATGCGCGAACGCACTGTCCGCCCCTACCACATCATCAACCACCTCGGCGAGTACCACCTAGTCGCCTGGTGCGAAATGCGGTCCGCCATCCGGCAGTTCTACGCCGGGCGCATCCGCGAATGGACCGTCCTCAGTCCGGCAAACGCATTCCTCCCGGACCCTGACTTCGACATTAACCACTACCGGCGCGGCCTGCACCTGCGCCACGGCGAGGAAACCGTCCTCGTGAAGGCCCGCTTCACCCCCTACCAGGCGCGCTGGATCCGCGAGCGCTCCTACCATCCCACTCAGACAATCGAAGATCTCCCCGACGGCGGCCTCGTCTTGACCTTGCATGTCGCCGGCGTCGCCGAAGTACGGCGCTGGCTGCTTGGCTACGGCGGCGAGGTCGAGGTGCTGGAGCCGGCCACTTTGCGTGACGAAATCGCCTGCGAAGCAAAAAGACTTTCAAAAATTTATGACGCATAA
- the cas6 gene encoding CRISPR-associated endoribonuclease Cas6, with product MRLRVSLEAAEPVMIPINYQEYLTAIVYGLLDKSDADYARFLHDEGYPTDDGARRFKMFCFSWLRGRCSPAPPQMLRYAPGVIDWIIASPVEQFLQNIAIGLLASETLRVGPATLRIQAIDSLTPPQFFETMRFTCQSPIVASVRNERGTRYLRATDPGEFSQAVRTNLLRKHQVLHGKPPLDDRLEVRFDPAFIERDKYAGAKKVTAHGIDIIGVYAPFAVTGSAELIEVGYQCGFGEKNASGFGMIALT from the coding sequence ATGAGATTGCGCGTATCCCTTGAAGCAGCCGAGCCAGTGATGATTCCGATCAACTATCAGGAGTACCTAACGGCGATTGTGTACGGTTTGCTGGACAAGTCCGACGCCGACTACGCCCGCTTCCTCCACGACGAAGGCTACCCTACCGACGATGGCGCGCGGCGCTTCAAAATGTTCTGCTTCTCCTGGCTGCGCGGCCGATGCTCCCCCGCTCCCCCGCAAATGCTGCGTTACGCTCCGGGCGTCATCGACTGGATCATCGCCTCGCCCGTCGAGCAGTTCCTGCAAAACATCGCCATCGGCCTACTCGCCTCCGAAACCCTGCGCGTCGGCCCCGCAACCCTGCGCATCCAGGCCATCGACTCTCTGACGCCTCCACAATTTTTTGAAACAATGCGCTTCACCTGCCAGTCGCCTATCGTCGCCTCCGTGCGCAACGAACGCGGCACGCGCTACCTGCGCGCCACGGATCCGGGAGAGTTCTCGCAAGCCGTCCGCACCAACCTCCTGCGCAAGCACCAGGTCCTGCACGGCAAGCCGCCCCTTGATGACCGACTCGAAGTGCGCTTCGATCCCGCTTTTATCGAGCGCGACAAGTACGCGGGGGCTAAAAAGGTCACCGCCCACGGCATCGACATCATCGGCGTCTACGCGCCGTTTGCCGTGACGGGGTCCGCAGAGTTGATAGAGGTGGGTTATCAGTGCGGCTTTGGGGAGAAGAATGCGAGCGGGTTTGGGATGATCGCGCTGACGTGA